A region of the Dreissena polymorpha isolate Duluth1 chromosome 6, UMN_Dpol_1.0, whole genome shotgun sequence genome:
cgatcaaataaaactattaacaattgtcaactacattccttctttatagaaaagatttgagaatatagaatcatagagttaatatctcagataatcatcgcgcaaatacaggaagaagcagcaataatgggtgtaaaaattccatattacatagcttggttgtttatgtgactgctaaacaaattaaaaataattaaatcaaacaagaaacgcctatcagagagaaaatataaataaaatggaacgttataaactcaatgacctatgcatgtagattacaactgggaaagtcggtcgtatgacgtcacaaaaatccataatgacataatgacgtgaacaaattccaagggcagtactaaataaaaatattaatggggctgtgctactaataaaacaagtttaggtgatttaatattaagaagcaaatgaatacaaatggtaattccattaaagcgacattattggaatcaaacagtatataggtgttttgacaactgaagacagaaatgatttgatgtacgatttgagtccaaatgtagtttacatgcagatttgttcatacgacacaatgacacaatttaattcaacagtgaaaaatgcctataatgtagtattcatgcagatttgttcatacgacacaatgacacaattttattcaatagtgaaaaatgcctataatatcactaatgattccaaattttaaggggtgaaagatatagtgaatcgaaaaccatcaaacacgtgtttttaagtacataagcatcgtatccttttgataaaaacaagttaattaaattgaaaagtttaatatgaacatttggtttaacatattttaatttgcggacacgcttcaaaacatctccgtaaaatgatggatgggagattccattatttaaatgccattttaaagaaacattatattttgaaattaaatcaccctacttagagtaaaatctagcaaatttatttctaaggttatgatacaaaaagccttgttttagcaattttttagttaatattagattacgatcattaaaatctttaatacacgaacatgctctggcataacgtaccaaatgcgaaatgtaaataccataggaaggtcctttagggatgttgccatctagaaacggaaaattcacaatttcaaagttaaaatagtcccgtttgtcgtataaactagttttgatcaaattattattaatagttaaatgtaagtctaaatacgcagcgtctgtattggatatacacgatctatttaagactagttcttttgggtagattttgtgaatatattgttcaaataatggattatctaaattaagtatgtcatcaatgtacctgctagtaaggttaaaacaattaatcaaatctacttgcttagtttaagatatttctaacataaattcgctttcataacaatataaaaaaggtaagctataagtggcgcacaattcgtacccataggaacgccaataatttgtttaaatattttaccaaaaattcaacaaacaagttatccaaaagaaaattaagtgctgcacaaaagtcaagaccagtccaaatgatgtaattatctaagatctgattagtaaaaaagctgttttagtgtttaaagctagatacaaacatttctctctagcaaaagttttttcaatcaaagaaacaagtttggattttattaaagcgtgaggaagcgttgtatatagtgtcgaaaaatcataagtacttacctgtgacaccttatattttttattttcaattttatcaataacttctaaggtgttttttattgactaaAATAGGTtcatattactattttcataaactttattacataatttagctatatgatatctaatagcactcaatgcagatgtaagatacactgataattgtttggtggtacaagacactgaattagcgataaaacgacttttatatggcgtcttatgtaatttaggtatccagtaaagtgatggcaatttcttgtcagtaatattgactattacatttaacgttatgcattgggcaatatggtcggtaataatttcattaggttgcttattgtactcacaatatgatgtagtttgtgaaagttcttgtgaaatagtttgaacataaaacactcgtcatattatgataacactattagcagccttatcagcaggaactaagacgaatttagattttaagtcttcaagcaatttacagagattttgtttattaaatttaggtgaatgtggtagggcaaaaggatgtgtatcataaaaacatattttattcatggccatacttaatatttttgttttccaatcattgagtgcagtaatttcagcattttccttcctgcaccatttagtgcaataatcatgtaaggatgttacgatattcttaatgcagtcatcaaaatcaacaggaataggcagtctgtacttagggcctctgcgtagcaaatttctaaggtttttattttgaatgaaattaaggtccccagtaataacatgtccaactggaccatatatatatttagaactagtacagtcacataatgtaggacaatttcttattacatttatatctgtggaaatagaatttcacacaaattattaacgtcagcaatATTCAGGACTACGACCTCCTGAATCGTTTGCTTCAattcgctgcttctctttccttggccaatcaaaaaagtgttacatcaaccatcgatagacgaagcattcaggatcacaagAGGGAATTGACTGATAGGGAATTTTGTACAAGGCCATAAGAAAACAGCTTATCTCCACTAGCGAGTATaatagcgctaatccccttgtttatcagggacaataaaaagGGTTTAAGAGTTAAAAGTTAAAAACACATCTCCTCTTTTGAATTGAGGGGAAGTGTACTGTTGGCCCTTTCATGAGAGAAAAATTGCAGTAggtgaattattttaaaaatcctgACTTGACAGCCAGCTGGGGCCCTATGGGCCCCTCCCCCTGCGTACTGGTCTGCATTGTCTTATTATGCTATCATCACTTTGGCTCAGttgtttgatattatttatacatatatgcaGGACAAATACAAATTCGAAAACATTTAGGTCCCCCACTCTTTGACCTATTGGAGAcataatactatttaatataaataatttctttaattaaattatatgtgtACATGTTTATGCACAGAAACAAAACTGAATCACATGTATACTAAGTATAAGTTTGCAAATTTAATCATGAAACAACAAGATTAACACATGAAGCAAATAACTAAGTCAGgaattataaattataacaataattttacATTTCATATTGAATTAATTAGTTGCGTTTGAGCTGGTGTAATGTTACGTCCAggttttaatagaaaaaatatcATGAGTCTGAAAGGAAAAAGAGAAAGCCTGTACCATATTTTTGAAACACTACATATTTGATGCTACATGTATTGGCATATCTTTGATAACACAACAAAGTTAAATTTGGGTTAGCATATCTGATCATGTCATTGATATTGAGCATTCAAAGATTCCCAAATACTACTTGTGGCCATCCTTCTGTTCAGAAGACCTTTTTCCTTGTCAATCGCTAGTTTCGCTTTCCTATTGAAAGAATATTGTATTTCAGTTACTGCATTTAAAGGCATGATACTTTCCAGCGCACCAGATACATCTATGGTGTGGTTGGCAGAGTTTCTATCTTTACTTGAGCTAATCCCATCAACCCAAGTACCACTATCGTCTAGGGGCATAAATCCAGACCTGTCCTGTGGTCTGGGCTTGTGTGAATGTGCAGTTTGTCTGAGCATGAGACCATTTGTATTAGTATGCTCCTTTGTCTCAACATGTATCATTGTAATACTATCGTGTTCCGACTGCTTTGTCTCTGTATGTAGATTTGCTTTATTCACGACACAGCTTAACTTTATTCTTTTATTTGTAATGtaattattgttaacattttcTTGTAAGTTTGCTCTCTTTTTGGAATTTGAAGGTTTTCTATTTTCACTTTCTGAACAAATTTTACTTTCACTCATATGgctatttttgtttatttgtttgacaGTTCCAAAGCACTTCAATGACCTATTCTTACTGCTTGGTGCATTTCCTCCGCCTTTATTGTCTTTTCCAGTTTCAATTCCCACTACAGTCTCATTTTGTGCTTCAGCACAGTGTTGTTCACAACTGACTTCATTCACGCATTTTGACTTTCTCTTTTTTAACGAACATATTCCAGTTCTTGATTTGTTTTTCATACATCTACTAGCATGGCTCTCAAACTCATCTGTGATACTATTGTTGTCATCTTCATGTTGGGAAAATAAGGATGCATGTTTTGTTTCCGGAATTGAACATGAAATTTGTGACACACATTCCTCTTCATAATTGGTAGCACTGTCACATTCCAAAACTTTTAAATCATTGCAAGTGCCAGTAACCTTTTTACCTACATTATTAAGACTTAACTTAATTACACTTACATCCGGTTTTGCTCTCACAACTTCTCCAGAAGAATGCCGTTTTCGAGTCTTTGGATTCTGCGCAGATACCACACTATGAATGTTTGTAGAATCCACTGACTTATTCAAACACACACGTTCTGTCAATGGCATAGACTGAATGTTCGTAGAATCCACTGACTTATTCAAAAACGCACATTGTGTCACTGGCATAGACTCCCTACATTGACCTCTGAGTTTCTTGATGAGCTGATTGTACAGTTCAAGGGAGAGTTTATCTGGCTTCGCACGCGCAGATGGTAACAGGTCATTCTGCATGCTTTCAGATGTCCATTTCTGGAGAAAAAAGTTTGAGATTTGTGTAAATAAATTACTATGTTAGTGTTACAAGTAGCCAAAATAGCCGCTACAGAAATCTTTATTTGGCTACTAAATTCTCATATTGGTCACAAAAATGTATGTACAATATTTGAGTATTTTCAAATAAAGAAGGTTTTGAAACTTTCTGAGCTAACATACTAATTAACATCATTTTTGGCAACTAATTCAGATTTCTTAGCCCCTTCCAAGAAATATATTATACCTAATAAATTATGAACATCAATGTCTGTTTTAGTCGTGCATTAGCTTGAGATTAAAATTACCTTGAAAACGACAATATATCGCAAGATAATCAattcttacatgtacatgtatatcattgaaCTCCAATCATCTTTTTTATTAACTTGTATTATGCGAAGAAGCGAGCCTCTGAGAGGCATACTTTGTACCATAAACAAATCTGTACCCTCTGGTTGTAGCTTGTAAGTCGCCTACCAGCCTACCATATAGGACTACAGTTTATCCCCAACTGTCCATGTGTCCATCTATTCATCCAAATATGAATCCTTTGTTCACTCATTAATTACTTAAGCTGGTTTGATGACACTTGGTACGCTGATACAGAGATATTTAGGAAATATGcgcttattttcaattttttattagtCCAATATTGCTTTTGCTACAGTTAaggaaataaatgaaacaagggctgtttgtaaaacatgcatgccccccatatgggctgtccgttgtagtggcagccattgtgtgaatacgttttttgtcactgtgaccttgacctttgacctagtgacctgaaaatcaataggggtcatctgtgagtcacgatcaatgtacctatgaagtgccatgatcctaggcaaaagcgttcttgagttatcatccgaaaatcattttactatttcgggtcaacgtgaccttgacctttgaccttgtgacctcaaaatctataggggtcatctgcgagtcatgatcaatctacctgtgaagtttcatgatcctaggcatatgcgttcttgagttatcatccgaaaaccattttactatttcgggtcaccgtgaccttgacctttgacctagtgacctcaaaatcaataggggtcatctgccagtcatgatcaatctacccatgaagtttcatgatcctaggcgtatgcattcttgagttatcatccggaaaccatttcactatttcgggtcaccgtgaccttgacctttgacctagtgacctcaaaatcaataggggtcatctgggagtcatgatcaatctacccatgaagtttcatgatcctaggcgtatgcgttcttgagttatcattcaaaaaccattttacaatttcgggtcaccgtgaccttgacctttgacctagtgacctcaaaatcaataggggtcatctgcgagtcatgatcaatgtacctatgaagtttcatgatcctaggcccaagcgttcttgagttatcgtctgacaaccacctggtggacggactgaccgacagaccgaccgacatgagcaaagcaatataccccctcttcttcgaaggggggcataaaaataataatctggaATCAAGAGTCataatgtcagagtttatttacaggtcattgctgagtcttcacgactaccagtaccttatgtgctgacctgcccctgtgacctatcAGTgggaaatatttaattttaagccAAAGAAGGTCAAATTTACCCTGGCCGGCTGGGTTTGTgcagaaaaaataatattatttgtttttgataGCAAATACACAGTGCaaggtggccaatgagaccttattTCCACTGgttgtcatcattatcatcaccatcaggTGTACAAAATTTTGCGCTGACAGGAAAATGGAGGCtaaaaactttgaccttgacactTTAACTTGACCATGGACCAGCATGACTGACTAACGCCTTCTGCCCATCGGCGTAATGACCTAAATATTTTAGTAAAgttcatgaaaatccttcaaacTATTCAGGGTTAAAGGAGATAtggtttgaacggttagaaaaatgtcggatcagtgtggggacttcatattacaaatgcGCGGTCAATGCACTTtactgaaacaagggctgtttgtaaaacatgcatgccccccatatgggctctccgttgtagtgagagccattgtgtgaatatgttttttgtcactgtgaccttgacctttgacctagtgacctgaaaatcaataggggtcatctgccagtcatgatcaatgtacctatgaagtttcatgatcctagccataagcattcttgagttatcatccggacaccattttactatttcgggtcaccgtgaccttgacctttgacctagtgacctgaaaatcaataggggtcatctgtgagtcatgatcattctacctatcaagtttcatgatcctaggaataagcgttcttcagttatcattcggaaaccattttactatttcgggtcatcgtgaccttgacctttgacctagtgacctgaaaatcaataggggtcatctgcgagtcatgatcaatctacctatcaagtttcatgatcctaggcctaagcgttcttgagttatcatccggaaaccattttactatttcgggtcactgtgaccttgacctttgacctagtgacctcaaaatcaataggggtcatctgcgagtcctgatcaatctacctatcaagtttcatgatcctaggcctaagcgttcttgagttatcatccagaaaccattttactatttcgggtcactgtgaccttgacctttgacctagtgacctgaaaaccaataggggtcatctgcgagtcatgatcaatctacctatcaagtttcatgatcctaggcctaagcgttcttgagttatcatccggaaaccattttactatttcgggtcaccgtgaccttgacctttgacctagttaccccaaaatcaataggggtcatctgcgagtcatgatcaatgtacctatgaagtttcatgatcctaggcccaagcgttcttgagttatcgtctgacaaccacctggtggtcggaccaacagaccgaccgacagacagaccgaccgacagaccgacatgagcaaagcaatataccccctcttcttcgaaggggggcataaaaatacttatttgtttaaatagatcatgatacctatagaaattctcacgaatgagcgggctctccactttatcccattaaaaatggtgaaatattttaaaagacatcataaaaaatgttaactgggtcgcgctttattctcccaacacagatcttaaaaagtcacgtggtatgaATGATAGTCCATCTAGGGACTAATAATTTTCCCAATCATCACAAGGTATAGGCACTGTGATCATTATTAATCAGTTGACAATGATCACATAATTGAGAATTATTCATGAACCAAACAAGAAATATTTCTTAACAAATAACGCTAATGGAAATTCTAAATATcttattataaaaattcattcCATATTACATTAAACTTCAAACCATGATGTGGAGTTTAAAGAATAACTTGTTAAGTACAGCCAGATGTTAAcgggtgctggacgtttcgtgccactaccagttcgtgccactgatatttgtgtaagagggcattggacgtttcgtcccactgatatataagcagataggtgtgaataataccgtataggtgtgaatcatTACGggaaactttcgcacctttgattgtaacatctgttcaatgttaaatcaacattgttttatttcaagattattatttcagtttaaaaGTATTCTGcgatttcaagatttatttttaattacatgaacaaaaatgtttaagagtcaatttacATGCTTCTTATAATACATTTACATATCTAAattgataacataaatattttcaaacattttcaataaatttacatTACCGGTATATTCATTacaagaaacaaaaaaactaaacaagatttactatacttttttatattatacattaacaatatcaaatgggaatgcatacatacattttaacaatatctagattgattacataaatatattcaaacattttcaataaattgacattttattcATTACACAGTTTGAATCATCATTAAAGCAGTGAGTTGTTTACTAATTGGTCCAAGTCGGTAATTCATTGTTTGCTAATTACTTAAAGGCACTTACCGCTAATTTATAGTTTGTGAGGCGATAGTAAAGCATAAGCTTTTCCTACAAGTAAAAGACCAACATCATTTTTATTAGGTCTTTattgaataaattgtattattgttcatttgtgttatattattatttatgtacatagTGCATACACATGAAGCATAAAAAATAACAgcacttcatgttttatattttttaaacataatgaacataatgaactatgcacaaatattttttattttatttttacatacacatacccggtacacatgatgcataaaaaataacaacactttatgattaatatttattgaacataacgaactatgtacacatatttgtatactaacaataaatcattttatttttgttatttacaattataattgttaacatcGTTGTAATTTTCTACATTAATGTACACccccaatatcattcacacctatacggcattattcacacctatccgcctatatattatccgTGGGATGAAACGTCTActccttttcaacacaaatatctgtggcacgaactggtagtggcacgaaacgtccataaaccatGTTAACTTGGATTGCTTTTCATGAACAACAAAATTAGTGTTTAATCTATTTTAGCCTTGCCAGAAGCAAAAATAACCCACGGCGAAATCCATAATTGGCAGCTACATAATCATACTGTATTCATAGTGGCTACtaaaatttacgtttttttttaataaagcagaTTTTCACATTTTCTAAGCTAAAATTCTAAATAACATGCATTTTGGATACTACAGAGTTAGGTTTAATGGTCTCAATGCATAAATTTACCTGCGGTTATTTCAAATGAATTACATTTCACGCAATCTGTGGATTAATACACATATCATCTGTATGCCAATTTAAAATGTAAAGTTATTAGCTACTTCCTCCAATCtgaactacaacaacaacttattcaacaacaacaacaacaacaacaaattgttcGATTTTAATCTAGATGTACATGTAGTAAGTTTCAATGCACTAAACTGcttataatatatgttatatttatattgcgtttttgttttcatttttacgaTTGTAAAACACTGTCTATACACAACCCTTCATGTGAAGTTCTTGGATGggcgttaaagggatcttttcacggtttggtaaattgacaaaattgaaaaaagttgtttcagattcgcaaattttcgttttagttatgatatttgtgaggaaacagtattactgaacatttaccatagtccaaaatagccattatatgtatcttttgacgatatgaaaacctaaaaattattaagcgttgcaacgcgaaacgattgaataatttggaaagttctgttgttgtcgtttaaatttacggagctacgaagattgcttaaataaggaataaaatacttaaactgtgtatatccggcggaatagccaagagggctaatgcgtttttactttagactaactccaggactccgggggtcactggttcatgctctggtaccggctactttttttttcctttttttaattttattcttgattttttactggagcttttgagatctaatgtttacatttatctatataaagcctataatgacaaacttcaaaatatgccaaaatctgtgaaaaggccgctttaatGAACTTGCCACTTAGCGGTTCGCCCCGTACAGTTCGCCCCTCAATAAATATACCGGTAATCATATCATGTTTCATTAACAATGGTGTGATTTAACCATTTGTTGCATCAGTGTCTTTTTGATTTCATTCTAACTCTTACTCCCCTAGGACCATAAGACTGTGGAATACTCCACCAATCTAAGCCGTAAAGTCAAATCTAGccctagctgaaataattcgcgttcagaataaatctgaacaagagtctgccaaagcaaaaatcatcaaaagactctatggcggcaatttatattgactaatcTAGCCCCTGCCTCGATATCTTCACAGAGAGGCTGGTGGTGGTCAACATGTAATCTATCTGCTGCTCTATTTTAACTGTAAAATACTGTTTTTAccttttttggcgtagctgtataagccagcgtttcaccttacctgaccttagtaagtgtccaataaaattcaaataaaatttcctgcggctagatacgaatgaatacacttcatttattcaattggctgatttgaacataccaccagaacattggaaaaatGAAcacgtctttgtaacactgttttactgcgtgttcagcatgaaacaatttgatctctaatgaaaaggcttgatagatagaacagttttacactcaactctcgacatcaatacagtttgtgcgtgcaccttttattttcagaggattgccagcgccagagcgtttgtacttaaaggctatgttctcatatttagatattacttccatattcctgtctgtgtactagtatatttaagttcataaaagtatcgtttttccctatcctgatatttgttttggccaaaccattttaaattgttttcgaaattgaacatttaacatgtaaaagtattacGGTTTAAACAAgctgtcgttccagcagtggaagcgtggcctccctttaatgcattgcattccaacccgcaaggtatcagggtcagttttCGGCCAGtacaataatcattattatatataatatagatGCTAtggcgtgaactaggtgaactggaattttctttagaccagaaacaGGGGTCTCACAAGTGGGCGAAATGGGCGATTTCTCTGCCAAATTAATCTTCActtcgcacattaatttcatgaaggcgaagtgacttctcctccttttaatgatttactttgtgccagacattgactGATTAAAATGAATTTGATGTGGAGAATCAGACACAGTAGGATTCTCAGCCATTAGTGCCCCATGTGCAGGTCATGCAAacttgaacattcaaaagaacagtatggagctattacacttcttgaaatggttaatagatgatgccttgataaATTGCCTTttgctggctaccaataactatgattCAGCAATGTTAAATGAACATTCGCTATAatctttgatctcatttattgaactctttacctttcaccaactcctaccacaatcaacgccgtatatcttttttaaaagatatttcttgtactTGTTAACTTACTCTACATTTTTCTATTTAACAACTGTCTCTCTGACAGCGC
Encoded here:
- the LOC127833939 gene encoding uncharacterized protein LOC127833939, with protein sequence MQNDLLPSARAKPDKLSLELYNQLIKKLRGQCRESMPVTQCAFLNKSVDSTNIQSMPLTERVCLNKSVDSTNIHSVVSAQNPKTRKRHSSGEVVRAKPDVSVIKLSLNNVGKKVTGTCNDLKVLECDSATNYEEECVSQISCSIPETKHASLFSQHEDDNNSITDEFESHASRCMKNKSRTGICSLKKRKSKCVNEVSCEQHCAEAQNETVVGIETGKDNKGGGNAPSSKNRSLKCFGTVKQINKNSHMSESKICSESENRKPSNSKKRANLQENVNNNYITNKRIKLSCVVNKANLHTETKQSEHDSITMIHVETKEHTNTNGLMLRQTAHSHKPRPQDRSGFMPLDDSGTWVDGISSSKDRNSANHTIDVSGALESIMPLNAVTEIQYSFNRKAKLAIDKEKGLLNRRMATSSIWESLNAQYQ